Part of the Montipora foliosa isolate CH-2021 chromosome 13, ASM3666993v2, whole genome shotgun sequence genome is shown below.
TCGTGCAACTACGGCAATGCTTGCCGTCAATCTGCTTTGGTCAAGACACCGCCCAGCCTTCTCAAACTGCCAGGAATATTGGTGTCACTTTTGACAGAATCATCTCAATGCTGCCTCATATTAATACTGTATGTAAATCTGCATTCTATCACCTTCGTAATCTATCACGTATCAGAAAATTTATATCAACGGAAACTGCCAAAACACTTGTGCATGCCTTTAACTCATCCAAACTTGACCACTGCAACTCCCTTCTGTACAATCTTCCGAAATATGCTGTTAAAAAACTACAGTATGTACAAAACGCCGCCGCGCGTTTAATAACAATTTCCTCGAAATTCAACCATATCACTCCCATCTTGAAAGATCTACACTGGTTACCAATTAATGAACGTATAAAGTTCAAGATTTTAATTCTCACTTTCAAGGCTTTGCATGATTTGTCTCCCTCGTACATACATGAACTGATAAGTCTTCACCGTCCCTCAAGAATCCTCCGCTCATCTACATCGCTCCGTCTTAACCCTACCAGCTATAGCTTGACGTCTTATGGATCTAGAGCTTTCGCTGTCGCCTCGCCACAGCTTTGGAATGATCTACCAGAACACATTAAAAACTATGACAATCTCGAGAATTTCAAAACACGACTCGTGATCACGAAACGGAATCGATCAGAGTTTCACTTTAAAATGCATTTCTAATTTTACTAATGGTGAGACGTTCTATGGCTGTAATCGTGGCTCCAACAATCAAACTTTCGATGTAAATTGCGATCAAAAATTTTGTACGAGTAACAACAAGGAtataaactttttaaaaatatgaaaacatGAATAACGACAAATTTCATCGCATTAGCACTTTaaaggggcacccaacgtcaattttcggaaaatatctgttcggaagacgatttgagatctaggattttcggaaaatttgttgtaaaatttcttgcttgcctgcctctcctaggattttcgaacatgtGAAAAAtagtataattgcccatttttaacgggtTTTCACCCTAacaaggtcacctagaattttcgggagccttttttccgggtgaaattttcgaaaaggcaaGTTTTGATccttataattttcggatcactagactttcagctaggaaattcgAACATATAAAAAATtcttaggggataaaaatatgcttatatctaccgtttatatactaaaatatgtttaataatgctatgtttaagtggttttgaactatattctcgttggtttttttttttttttttctttttctttttattatctatttcttttttgtcaggTTGTTTctccatattattattactatgacaattgtttttattactatGTCTTGCCGACACTTTTTTACTTGtaattacatttttattaatactacacgtttttaatatagcttttattgtaataagtagtatatttattgtaattttatatctggaaataaagtttattattttttgatattctcgttgggtgcccttgactTTAAAGctcttgaaatttcaagataGGCATTTATTTCATGTTTACGTTTAGGACCCATATTTGATGATAtgttttttaaaggaatttgaACAACCAAATCCATTTTCATAATACCAGAAATGCTCATTTCTTTCATTTGCCACTCTACAAAACCAATGCTGATCAGACAAATTTTTCTATTATTCCCGCTATAAGGTACAGAATTTCATTAAATCACAAAATAGTTAGTTTTTCTGCGCTTACTTCGTAGAAAAGAACCTCACTTTTTTTTGgatgaataattattaacctCTTTATAGTCGTTATCTTAAATATGTTAGTGTGAAGTGTTCAAGGACCATTTTCATCTTGAATCCCGCGTGATTTCCTGTATCATTCGAAAAATCTCAGAAAACCTTTCGAAATCTTCTTCGTTAAAACCTATACGTCGATAAATCTCTCAGGTCCTAATTTGAATGTGTTCTGTATTAATCATTTCATAACTACTGTAGTACTGTAGTATTTgcttttatatttttgttttaaatattcCTATTTGAAGTCGAACAGTATCGAACAACATGACGGATTGCTTAGTACatatttccacatttttatcgcttttaatattttcacgttattttacttcttataggcaaagttttattcgtttttttaaaacttgaaaatgatctcagcgagatcgaaacgtcgtaatattttatcgctagtttttatcttaaaaagaTTTATTCTGTGTTTGCGTAATTTCTAGGTTACCAAACTAAATTTCAAGAAACGGCCTAGTCTGTCAGGGCTTGCCTAAAATATCCCAAACATATGGAGTATCTTTTGTGTCCTAGAAACGCTCAAAGAAATGCTTTAAGAACAAtgttagcggagctccgcgcgcgccgaggTTGCGCGTGCGCGgggcaccatagctaagaaaatactgataacccatcgatgcgagaaaatttggtttttcagccatgacgtcatcaaccgtccgtccgtacgtacaacgtacgtccgtacgtacgtatgttcgccccttcatgtatgccaatgtgaccagttcatgtaaccatatcacgggctcaagtttagagctcatccaggaggcaatactccatttgacacagTAACGAGTTTACAGCagacagcatacatctttgatgttggacatcaatgttatggtcaattgacacctgtcaaaccaaggtatccgctgaccagtatcacgtgaccatagagcgggctcaagttagaccttatcgaggtcagctgttttttttgaagttgacccctgaccagggactggttgttgattggatcgcaggctgaagccatcagacacacacgcacacacacctgatcgaggcttaattttcgcgctctttctgtggctcgacgcggctacacagccatgctacgtcagcaaagctcttgacagtccatgcttttcgtgttcaggtacagtttgaaaaatgtatttttcttgcatttttcgctggtttcagtccaggtttaacataatatagctgtggtcaggacacactggtggctacgtagttattcaagtcaagcagtggagcgatataaacttaaagctgagtgtttatttttaatttgttttgggctgctttttgctctgaattgcagtttttggtatgtcttaagatttttaattttgaatctactaaggttgcaagatgtctggacggcctatgacagaagagcagaaacgaaagaagagagaaagagaacgagaacgacaaaatggtacgccagtaatagcttaaagttggtagaagaagttactccacaaattcttttcttggacactaaaccgtttgttatttctacggatgagctatttcaagtggatgcatatttctaaaaagtggtttagtcgttttttcctttgctcaggaatgaaactcgaatttttattgttaactggaattaaataacaatcatctgtactctttttggacagaaataatcgaaaATTTgatggtttgtttggctttaaaaggcgagcgaacaagaagtttttcttactccgcttgcctaattgtttttcgatgtgccccgacagtgacaagaaaattttgcacttatgttctacacatgtaatcgcaatgaggtttcgtaaaaagtaaggagaatatcaccagcttgtgttttcagaagtttgtttagagcacgtacaggtaatttgttggagatcttgtttgaagtttgtcctttctagccgattctggttctaagccaagctggcgtgtttcaatgaagtacatcaaaatgtaaatgatctcgttttcagagataaagtggaataaataaagtacgatctgtcacatcacgagctatagtaagtctgtgagttctaattttagcgtgattcctattcgctggcttttgacagtcgactctgaaatggcttctttccttttccgatcggttgctgaggatttgcttgttttcttttaaaactcttgggattcaagaaaaattaattgcctaactggtgagttcgacagtagatttcgctggaaaaaccgatatcacactcatcccttcgtgattcatgggatcagtcggtttttcaggtgaaattaaccgtgattcactagttaggcagcgaagagaATGGCatcattaagcaatttccgggaaaaccaagaggtggacagttccaaagccttttattttcactaatcctacagcaaGTAacaataaacaagccgggatctccgcttttaggcctggctaaatctataaattAGTCTTGTATACGGAGCGTGAATAATGaatattaataaataaacaaacaaataaataaagaaagaaaaagtttgCCATTTCCATGTCTAAAGTTCCTGCAATGTTGGGCTCACCTGAAAATCCCCGGAAACCATGTTTACAAACGCTGTAAATTCTTCCTCCGTTTTATTGGTGAACTTGCCATCAGTCAGCACAACCATAAGATTTGGCATATCTGGTCTGTCTCCCCCATCAATGGAGAACAACGTGCTGTTTGCCTTCTCCAAGGCCAGGTCAATCCGAGTCCACTTTTTAAATTCCACGGGCTCTGCGTCGATTCGTGCCAGCAAAGCagttttgttgtgaaaatttgGGTCTTTGAAATCAAACTCCAATGTTGCGATACTGTTAAACGTTATCAAGCCAAAGTGATCTGCCTCCGGGGATGGATTGGACTTACTAACTACGTCTCGCAACAGCCGGATCGCGTTTTGGAGGTTTCCCTTTTTAACACTTAGTGATTTGTCAAGGACAATTCCAACATCCAGGCCGGCCGCACATGATTGAGCTGAAGACAAAGCGGAAGTTGAAGGAAGGGTGATTTAAATTATGaccaatttgttaatttaaatagGCTTAAAAATATACTGCCTTTAAAAACCAGGGAAGCACTTTATCGCGCATTTATTTTACCCAACCGTTTGTTATTGTAGCCAGATCTGGCACCATTGTCGAGAAAGGAATATTGAGAAAATGGAGAGGGTAAATCAGCGTGCACTAAGATATGCATATAAAGATAAGGGTATTCCATACGATAACTTGCTGGATTGTATAGGCCTGAGTACTACATTAGAGGGTCGTCGTGCCCAAGACATGTTGATAACGATTAATAACTGCATTCAAGATAAGGCACCCAGACCACCCCGAtgtgattcattcatcacgggaataTAAGAACCTACAAATgatcagctcccaacgtcagcgGCTTTGTCTCAGTACCGGtttcgcgaggtcacgggttcaaatcccgttgaagtcctgaatttttcagggttcTCTACGCAACTGCTGAAATTGCGTTGGTAACTGCGAGGAACATAGCTTCACTTTACTCCATATCCGCAGGTCAATGTATGAGTCCTTTCATCTATCAGTTCATCGTTTAAGttaaaatgttttaaagaaATGTAAGATTTTCTGAGTCATctttaaagttccttttcttgacAATTGCTTTCAAAGGCCAAAGCTAAAACCTTACAACCTTTTCAGTAAAACCTCATAGCTGATTGAATATTCTTTGTGCTTCACACCTTTGAAAGTTTAAAAACACTTCAAATTCTAGTTAGTTGGCCAAATTTGGGACATATCTATCTACACAGACACGTCGACATAATAAGGAGTGAATAACTTATACGcttctttaaaaaataataagtaaataaaacTGGAAATTAAAAGCAACTGTCAGAAAACTGTATCACCGAATCCGGTGTTCCAAAGGTCCTCAGATCAACAATGCGCTACACATGGGACTACaactttttcagaaaaattatCCTTGTCATACCTGATTCAATATTCCTTGTGCCACATACCTCTGAAAGTTTAAGAACACTTTAATTTCTATTTTGTTGGCCAATTTTCGGACATGGCTATCTATTTTGAAAAACTTCTGCCTTTATTCGCTCTCACATAGACACGTCGACGTAGGTGTGAATAACCTATACGCTTTTAAAAAGAAGAATAAAAGAGATTTTATAAATATATtggaaactacatgtacaagcaattgcaaagaggttgagacactgaatctAAAATTCAACTCTCCTTCCTAGAACTCCTCatctagttcataagaaaaagtctccctcccctcccccctttttcaatgttgataccctttagtttaAGCGTCAAGTGAAAGTGGAAACAACTTTACTTGGGGAAggatggggagggggggggggggggtggagatgcgctgacttgaatgaaaCGCATTGCACGGTTATCAACAATGAGTTGATTGCTTGTAGAATCAAATGTCACGAACCCTCATCACCGAGTCCGATGTTGCAAAGGTCATCAAAGCAGCAATGCGCTACACATGGAACTCCATGTGTTTCTTCTTGACATTCTTTTGAAAATCTTAAGCACTCCTCTCGCGATTGACATCCtaagtaaagtaaaaaatatAGATAGCTAATTTTGAcgaataaagaaagaaatatcacCAGCATACCATTTAGTAGATAAGGAAATGTCATAGAAAAATACTTATAGAAAAGGGACATTCCTAGCGTCGTTGAGTCACCTTTCTAACAATCCCTCTCATTAAATTCACTTTTAAGTAGTCTAGGCAACGTTTATTCCAAAAACTCGTTAATTAACGATCCCGTAAAAACATCGAGGAAACGTCACGTGCACTAGCTTTAAATCCGATAAAGCACTCCTCGTTATAATTCTTTACATGAAAGATAGTAATAAGACCCggcttccttttcttttatacTAATATATTCCCCGCACATTTTGAATTCGTGTTCGGACTCCTGGCGTGCTTTTTGTggaataagataagataagataagataagataagataagataagataagataagataagataagataagataagataagataagatcgAAGACGTAGGAAATGTTTGAATAATCTTCCGCGAGCAAGAGTCTCAGGTTAAAAAAGCTCGACAACCTAGTGGAACATAAAACTAGATAAAGTATGAATTATGCACATACAAATGTAAGAATACCTAACTATTAAGTACATCAGAAtattaagattttttttcagaaactgTTAAAAAGTACTTAACATCTTCAGACGAGTACGAAATTGTACTAGAGTGGTCGAGGATTTAGTGAGAGCCAGTAATTGGTTCCAAATATGGGAAATCATGTACAAATACGAGTTGCGCTTATCAAGGCTGTTATATGGAAGGTGGACAACATTTTAGCCACTACCTAGAAAATTGTATTTAGTAAACCGAGGTGTAAAAAAGATGGGAAATACAATTTGGGCCATCCAATTTAAAACACTCAAAAAAATAAAGTAAGTGATTGTAAAATACGTCTTTGCTCAAGCGTGTCCATAGGAGCAATTGCTATACAAAAGTGAGGTAGCCGAGCTACCTAGATTCAGTAATGACTTGGATCGCGAAGTGATTGGTACGTCGATTTGGAACGTGATTGGTGTATATGTTCGATTGGGAACGTACGTTTTTGATTGTTTTTGAAGTaattccaaaaaaaagaaaaaaaacaacagcaacaaattaaaaaaaagaaaaaaaaaaacaaaacaaaaacacatattaaatgaaaggtgttacaattgaacccactgggaactcggaaaatcTGAGCctcagatgggattcgaacccacgaccctccatgATCTAGTAcgggtgctctaaccactgagctactggagactctatggtgagcaagggtaaaatgtgggtatttgactcgagttACATCACGCAGCCAtagagtcaaatatcgactgacagcatagctcataactgcatcatgcagtcacattgagagcatccttgaaatccagttgcctgtatttctgtgaacgatgcaacacctttcatttaatatgtgttaaacattctctcacatttGATCACTTTAGTGGTTGGTTGGCCGTATCGTTCAAAGAAATACAGGCAACtggatttcaatgatgctctcatgACTGACTCTTCTCAATGACTGCACGATGCAgatatgagctatgctgtcagtcgatatttgactctgtggctgcgtgatgtagctcgagtcaaatacccataTTTCActcttgctcaccatagagtctccagtagctcagtggttagagcacccgtactagatcacggagggtcgtgggttcgaatcccatctgagGCTCAgattttccgagttcccagtgggttcaattgtaacacctttcatttaatatgtgttttttttttcttttttttaatttgttgctgttgttttttttctttttttggaattACTTCAAAAACAATCAAAAACGTACGTTCCCAATCGAACATATACACCAATCACGTTCCAAATCacggaaggtcgtgggttccaGTCCCAGtaggttcaattgtaacacctttcatttattatgtcttaaacattctctcacattcgctcaaaacaaaaaacaaaacaaaaaacaactgGCGGCACGTGTTTTATCAGGACTTAAAACACGATGCTTATGCTGTTCGTGTTTTAAACGGTTCTTAATTTTTCTTTCAGCAAAAATACCAAACTGTCCATTGTCTCATTTTCTGCATCCTAAATTAGTCTTGGGCAgagatctttttatttttttgtaaaatgcgCGTAAGTAATCTGTAAGGTAAAAGGTCTGTTTACGAGCCGAGTGGCCCATCAGAAgtggagcttatcccggtttctgtggcatgaagcgactaggagtatttctttACTCtaccctggatgggatgccagcccatcgcagggttacccccaacaTTTTGCcgatacccatttatacacctgggtggagagaggcaccacgGGAGTAAAAtgccttgcccaagaacacaacacaatgtcgccagccaggacccgaacccggaccactcggtccggagtcgagcacaccaaccatgaggccaccgcacctaAGGTAGACGTGATTAAACACATGAAGTGATGAAAAAGTGTAATGCGCCCGTGAGATGGTTAGAATACAGGTTGCTTGGGAagggtattattattattattattattattattattattattattattattattattattattattattattaaatggaAGTTTCCTTAGCAGCAGCTTGAAATCAAACGCAAGCAGCATTACCCTTTGCATGGAGATCCATGTCAGTGCGATATGCATTGTAGCATGCTGCAGTTGAGTTAGGCCCATTCATTTCATGAGGCAAGCATGAACGGTTTGCCGTAGCGGAAGAACAAATCGCCGATGGACCGTAACAAAAGTAGCAATCCAAGCTgcaaacttaaaaataaaagaagaatttgacatgagattaaataaaaaaaaaaaaagtgtttgagGCGAGCAGGTGAAGCTTATGCCAAGGATTCTTTGGTGGATCACATTTTGTGTGTGCCCTACCTGTTTTGGTAGgggcaaagcaaaatacaaggtCTGTCATAGATTACCCTATCAATCCCAAATGACTTAAGAAATGACTAAGAAAATGCGTCGACTAAATGAACGCACTGAAGCAACGCTGCAAGTACCTGATACCTCAGCACCTGTAATATTTGGCAGAACGACATAATTCTCGCACtcaatgggaaaacaaaaagcaattcATTTATTAAGTATTGCATTTTCACTATTTTAAAATATGTCTTCACCATTAATTCTTAGAGAGTAGACATCACTCGGGTATCAGCTCGTTAAGAAACTAAAGTAGCTTCAACCTAACCGTGACAGCTGTCATACTTCAATAGTGTCAATAGGATCAATTTGCAatccacaaaaataaaaatctcATAAATCGATGGTGTGATTTCTAATTGACAAAGCATCATTGTTCCTAGCATATCAGCTTCCAGGTCAAATTACTCGCAAATAGTTAGTgtcaatccccccccccccatttaaGGCTATTTCGATTAAAAGTTTCAGTTCaaatcaacaaacaaacaagcaaacaaaaagcaCATAAATGAACTCTCAATGCTCTCTGGTGGCACTgtggtaaaagaaaaaaaacaaaaaaagaaaaaaaattcaatcctACCTTCCTTGACAcctaaaataaagaaaagacgAACTAATGAGGATTATAGAATATTAAGTATCAAAAGAAGTATTCTTGGGTTTTACTTACATGAAAAAGCCATGTttatcaacgaaaacaaaagaagacgttagcataataatagctttcaattcccggaggattggatcgggacaccagtatggccgccatttcattgtttggggacaccaacatggcggccgtgacgtcatgtgaaacccaagaattgtgaagTTAAAACTATTGAATTATAATGAGTAGGTCAAATGAAAGCAGCCCGGCCGGTCATAATCGTGAAAGAGTACAACTTAGAGCTGAAATAAAAACACTCATGGGGATAATGGGGATGTAATATGGTTGAAAGCTCCATCAAGTTCCTGATTCCAAACAGCAACTTTATCAGGAGGATACGATAACAGCTAGTTTCGGTTTCTTATCCTCGTCTGAAAAAGCACCGGTACACTGTGGCCCCTCCATCATCATTTTACTCTTAGTGGGGCGGATATGTACTGGAATTGTTCACTTCCTGTTAAAAGCACGAAATTTGGTGAAAAGGTAGTTTTAAATGTGGTGATGAAAATCTGATATAGTGCCACCGCGAAAATTTCATCTGAGGTGAATTAAGAGGGTGTTTTAAAATGGCCGCCatctttaaccggaagtggaaTTTTAACTTAAGAGCaaacaataaatatttacatatttgtCTTGAAAATGGGCATTAAGTGGGTAGAAGTGTCTAGTTTGAGTATTTAAACAATTGTGGCCGTAATTTTAAACCACAAAACTAACAATGGcacaaaatgattaaaaattcaaaatggccgccattttaaacCGGAAGTTGTGAATAAATCAGTAAATTACCCATTCCTCTCTTGTAAATCTCTTTACTTTGCCATTTTATATTAATTACATTTCTGTTAACGTCATTGTTCATGCTGTTTGGCTATCTTGTCTTTGTAACTCTTATTTTACAGTTACATATACCTGTTATAAATCCATGTAGAATAGACTGCTGCTTATGTTTGAACAAAACTTGCAAACTTGTACTGTCAAGTTTTTTGAGGAAGGAgacaaaaaataactttcgaAAAGTACTCTTATCTGTTGTCACACTCATCGGGACACTTACAGAGAGCAGTGCGACATAAAGACGCCTTCACGCAGGAACACTGCCTTCGGCAACCCTTCTTGCAGCCGCAGCGAACAAGTTCTTGGCAGGAACCCATCACATCTGGTAGTGTTGTCCAATAAGGCCTCCACAAACCACCATCTAAGGTCCAGCCCCAGTCCTGTGGATTTGGCATTGTAGGGCTTGGAATCAAAGCTTGTCCCCAGATGTATCCCGCTTGCAAAACAGCCCGTTTAGAATGTTCTAACAGGGCTGCTCTAGTAGGTGGAATGGCATCAAACTGTCTGCCCTTCTTTACAAACAGCTGCTTCCGAGCACCATTGACTGTA
Proteins encoded:
- the LOC137983404 gene encoding uncharacterized protein; translation: MDKSDYVRLLRESSISNETKFRPRHITFLPCTCFVQLRQCLPSICFGQDTAQPSQTARNIGVTFDRIISMLPHINTVCKSAFYHLRNLSRIRKFISTETAKTLVHAFNSSKLDHCNSLLYNLPKYAVKKLQYVQNAAARLITISSKFNHITPILKDLHWLPINERIKFKILILTFKALHDLSPSYIHELISLHRPSRILRSSTSLRLNPTSYSLTSYGSRAFAVASPQLWNDLPEHIKNYDNLENFKTRLVITKRNRSEFHFKMHF